One region of Candidatus Aminicenantes bacterium genomic DNA includes:
- a CDS encoding ABC transporter ATP-binding protein yields the protein MIQTKNLKKIYTTEEVETSALNQINLSVKEGEFVAVMGPSGCGKSTLLNILGLLDNPSEGEYHFVGHEVSKYSERQRAHLRKANIGFVFQSFNLIDELTVFENIELPLLYLKVGSGERKKKVLEVMERMQLIPRKNHFPQQLSGGQQQRVAVARALVARPKLILADEPTGNLDSANGDEVMNLLSQLHSEGTTIVMVTHSPAYSEFAQRVVHLFDGHIVTENFNQKFHV from the coding sequence TCTACACCACCGAGGAGGTTGAGACCTCGGCGCTGAACCAGATCAACCTCTCGGTCAAGGAAGGCGAATTCGTGGCCGTGATGGGGCCTTCGGGCTGCGGCAAATCGACCCTGCTCAACATCCTCGGCCTGCTCGACAATCCCAGCGAAGGCGAGTACCACTTCGTCGGCCACGAGGTTTCCAAGTACTCGGAGCGGCAGCGCGCCCATTTGCGCAAGGCCAACATCGGCTTCGTTTTCCAGAGCTTCAACCTGATCGACGAGCTGACCGTCTTTGAAAACATCGAGCTGCCGCTGCTCTACCTGAAAGTCGGGAGCGGCGAGCGCAAGAAAAAGGTGCTCGAGGTCATGGAGCGCATGCAGCTGATCCCGCGCAAGAACCACTTTCCCCAGCAGCTGTCCGGCGGCCAGCAGCAGCGCGTGGCCGTGGCCCGCGCCCTGGTGGCGCGGCCGAAGCTGATCCTCGCCGACGAGCCCACCGGCAACCTCGATTCGGCCAACGGCGACGAAGTGATGAACCTCCTTTCGCAGCTGCACAGCGAAGGGACGACCATCGTCATGGTCACCCACTCCCCCGCCTACTCCGAATTCGCCCAGCGCGTGGTGCACCTGTTCGACGGCCATATCGTCACCGAGAATTTCAACCAGAAATTTCATGTTTGA